In the Telopea speciosissima isolate NSW1024214 ecotype Mountain lineage chromosome 2, Tspe_v1, whole genome shotgun sequence genome, one interval contains:
- the LOC122650052 gene encoding probable WRKY transcription factor 40, which produces MDSNWLELGDSSLSFDINLNSHHGFFNHHHHHHHQKQEFQTEIVNPRTKPSVHQEASLLVEKLNRVNEENKKLSELLALTCENYNSLKSQMIDLLNKKNENEGLASSAAPKKRKADQEIKGGRHEDNSENSSSTDEESSQKRIKEDMKTKISRVYVRTSASETNLVVKDGYQWRKYGQKVTRDNPSPRAYFKCSFAPRCPVKKKVQRSAEDRTILVATYEGEHNHPNPSSAETALGSNHGVTAALCGSIPCSASINSSSSGGPMITLDLTQPAVNEAKNCSSPELKSPAFQQLLVEQMASSLSKDPTFTAALAAAISGRIQKQSVAGKY; this is translated from the exons ATGGACTCAAATTGGTTAGAACTTGGTGATTCTTCTCTCAGTTTCGACATCAATCTCAATTCTCATCATGGATTCttcaatcatcatcatcatcatcatcatcagaaacAGGAGTTTCAAACTGAGATTGTTAATCCCAGGACTAAACCCTCAGTGCACCAAGAG GCAAGTTTGTTAGTAGAGAAGTTGAATCGTGTGAATGAAGAGAACAAGAAGCTAAGTGAGTTACTGGCTTTGACATGTGAGAATTATAACAGTTTGAAGAGCCAAATGATTGATTTATTGAACAAGAAGAACGAGAATGAAGGGCTTGCTTCTTCTGCTGCTCCCAAGAAGAGAAAGGCTGATCAAGAGATTAAAGGAGGAAGACATGAAGACAATTCTGAGAACAGTTCTAGTACTGATGAAGAATCATCCCAAAAGAGAATAAAGGAAGACATGAAAACAAAGATCTCAAGGGTTTATGTACGCACAAGTGCTTCTGAGACTAACCTT GTTGTAAAAGATGGATATCAATGGAGGAAATATGGTCAGAAGGTCACCAGAGACAACCCATCTCCTAGAGCTTACTTCAAGTGTTCCTTTGCACCAAGGTGCCCTGTAAAGAAGAAG GTGCAAAGAAGTGCTGAAGATCGAACCATATTGGTAGCAACATATGAAGGCGAGCACAACCACCCAAACCCTTCAAGTGCTGAGACAGCATTGGGTTCAAATCATGGTGTAACCGCCGCCCTATGTGGCTCAATCCCCTGCTCGGCCTCAATAAACTCATCTAGTTCAGGTGGTCCAATGATAACACTAGATCTAACCCAGCCTGCAGTTAATGAAGCAAAGAATTGTAGCAGCCCAGAATTAAAGTCACCGGCGTTCCAGCAGTTGTTGGTTGAACAAATGGCTTCTTCTTTGTCCAAAGATCCTACTTTCACGGCAGCACTTGCAGCGGCTATCTCCGGAAGAATTCAAAAGCAATCCGTAGCTGGAAAATATTGA